The following are from one region of the Endozoicomonas sp. 4G genome:
- a CDS encoding SEC-C metal-binding domain-containing protein, giving the protein MQPARSGASSLHPTPPSAARLKQALCLSNQSTPEKDVMLKISRNDLCLCGSGKKYKKCCFLNPEKDYEIKRAFNFSSTLEGAKKVFNEPIKKYTIKVQLTEHWLHDVSNEISRTFVVSGKETLYDLHLKIQDAFCWDNDHMFSFYLSNELYDSETEYSAAPDGEHYVSRLGKPTKSASTAEIRDLGFEEGRQILYLFDYGDLLVHQVTIIGVEVCESSSRIPFKLVEKIGEDLDQYGLSDDV; this is encoded by the coding sequence ATGCAGCCAGCTCGTTCCGGGGCTTCGTCTCTTCACCCGACGCCGCCATCGGCGGCGCGTCTGAAGCAGGCGTTATGCCTCTCCAATCAATCAACACCAGAGAAAGACGTCATGTTAAAAATATCTCGTAATGATCTCTGTCTTTGTGGTAGCGGAAAAAAATACAAAAAATGTTGCTTTCTTAATCCTGAAAAAGATTATGAGATTAAAAGAGCCTTTAATTTTTCCAGCACTTTAGAAGGGGCCAAGAAAGTTTTCAATGAACCAATAAAGAAATATACAATTAAAGTTCAGTTAACTGAGCACTGGCTACATGATGTAAGTAACGAGATTTCTCGAACCTTCGTAGTTTCAGGAAAAGAAACATTATATGATCTTCACTTGAAAATTCAGGATGCTTTTTGTTGGGATAATGATCATATGTTTTCATTTTATCTGTCCAATGAACTGTACGATTCAGAAACGGAGTATTCAGCTGCTCCTGATGGTGAACATTATGTCTCAAGACTTGGAAAACCTACTAAGTCAGCATCTACCGCTGAAATTCGTGACTTAGGTTTTGAGGAAGGTAGGCAGATTCTTTATCTCTTTGATTATGGAGATTTATTAGTCCACCAAGTAACAATCATTGGTGTTGAAGTTTGTGAGTCATCATCCCGAATTCCATTCAAGCTAGTTGAAAAAATTGGCGAAGACTTAGATCAATATGGCTTATCCGATGACGTTTAG